A genomic region of Micromonospora sp. NBC_01796 contains the following coding sequences:
- the secY gene encoding preprotein translocase subunit SecY has translation MLSAFFSAFRTPDLRKKLLFTVAIIGVYRLGATLPSPGVSFGNVQKCLDTIQTDGVLSLLNLFSGGALLSLSVFALGIMPYITASIILQLLTVVIPRLEQLRKEGQSGQAKITQYTRYLTLGLGVLQASAFVALARSGQLFNNQCDQFPIVPENTGLPMWLTLSVLVITMTAGTGVVMWLGELITDRGVGNGMSVLIFTSIAARLPGEGWSIKTSKGWDMFLLVILLVLVVITLVVFIEQAQRRIPVQYAKRMIGRRMYGGTSTYIPLKVNQAGVIPVIFASSLLYLPQLALQFFDQNNPGDVQAWIQNNLVSPSSPTHIIAYFLLIIFFTYFYVSITFNPTEVADNMKKYGGFVPGIRPGKPTADYLDFILSRITLPGAFYLGAISILPNFFFIWLDNQQYQNFPFGGTAVLIMVGVGLETVKQIESQLMQRNYEGFLR, from the coding sequence TTGCTCTCCGCCTTTTTCAGTGCGTTTCGTACGCCTGACCTGCGCAAAAAGCTGCTGTTTACAGTAGCTATCATCGGTGTTTACCGACTCGGTGCGACGCTGCCCAGCCCGGGTGTGTCCTTCGGCAACGTGCAGAAGTGCCTGGACACGATCCAGACCGACGGCGTTCTGTCGCTGCTGAACCTCTTCTCCGGCGGCGCGCTGCTGTCGCTGTCGGTCTTCGCGCTGGGCATCATGCCCTACATCACCGCCTCGATCATCCTGCAGCTGCTCACCGTGGTCATTCCGCGGTTGGAGCAGCTCCGCAAGGAGGGTCAGTCCGGTCAGGCGAAGATCACCCAGTACACCCGCTACCTGACGCTCGGCCTTGGCGTCCTCCAGGCGTCGGCGTTCGTGGCGCTCGCCCGCTCCGGGCAGCTGTTCAACAACCAGTGCGACCAGTTCCCGATCGTCCCGGAGAACACCGGGCTGCCGATGTGGCTCACCCTGAGCGTGCTGGTCATCACGATGACCGCCGGTACGGGTGTGGTCATGTGGCTCGGCGAGCTGATCACCGACCGGGGCGTCGGCAACGGCATGTCCGTGCTGATCTTCACCTCGATCGCGGCCCGGCTGCCGGGTGAGGGCTGGTCCATCAAGACCTCCAAGGGCTGGGACATGTTCCTCCTGGTCATCCTGCTGGTCCTGGTGGTCATCACGCTGGTGGTCTTCATCGAGCAGGCGCAGCGCCGGATCCCGGTCCAGTACGCCAAGCGGATGATCGGCCGGCGGATGTACGGCGGAACCTCGACCTACATCCCGCTGAAGGTCAACCAGGCGGGTGTGATCCCGGTCATCTTCGCCTCGTCGCTGCTCTACCTGCCGCAGCTGGCGTTGCAGTTCTTCGACCAGAACAACCCCGGCGACGTACAGGCCTGGATCCAGAACAACCTGGTCAGCCCGAGCAGCCCGACGCACATCATCGCGTACTTCCTGCTGATCATCTTCTTCACGTACTTCTACGTCTCGATCACGTTCAACCCGACCGAGGTCGCGGACAACATGAAGAAGTACGGCGGGTTCGTACCGGGTATCCGCCCGGGTAAGCCGACCGCCGACTACCTGGACTTCATCCTCAGCCGGATCACCCTTCCCGGCGCCTTCTACCTGGGCGCGATCTCGATCCTGCCGAACTTCTTCTTCATCTGGCTGGACAACCAGCAGTACCAGAACTTCCCGTTCGGTGGTACTGCGGTGCTCATCATGGTCGGCGTCGGTCTGGAGACCGTGAAGCAGATCGAGAGCCAACTGATGCAGCGGAACTACGAAGGGTTCCTGCGCTAG